A region from the Perca fluviatilis chromosome 16, GENO_Pfluv_1.0, whole genome shotgun sequence genome encodes:
- the LOC120544112 gene encoding replication protein A 70 kDa DNA-binding subunit-like isoform X2, which translates to MGVILTQGAIEALLKGSLMSNPVLQLLNLRQVSNGSGPPRFRLLMSDGQHYFTSFLLATQLNNLPEENLLVPNCVCMLKKTTVNTLSDGRRVVVVMDMEILQSAEETGGKIGNPTPYNTVDMSSPQQSASSTSVPVSPPSAEVPGPSYKNTSTLSPPRGFTGKSPMKASPMKSSPMKFSPMKASPMASPMKASPMKASPMASPMKASPMKFSPMKASPMKATSTSPGSSTKVIPIAILNPYQSKWTVRARVTSKSSIRTWSNSRGEGKLFSFEIVDESGEIKITAFNKEVDKFFSLVEQGKVYYITKATLKVANKQYNTLKHNYEMTLHAQSSIVPCDDNQGIPAVHCDFVPIAELENRDKDAIIDVIGVCKSAEDVSRITTKTSREVSKRALDIIDTTGKVVTVTLWGEEAEKFDGSGEPVVAIKGARLSDFGGISLSALFSSTVMVNPDIPEAFSLRAWYDQRGYALDSQSLTETRSVGSGAKVNWKTLSDVKNEQLGQAEKTDYFSCMATVIYTRKENCLYQACPSADCNKKVIDQQNGLYRCEKCNQEFPNFKYRLLLSANLADFGDNQWVTCFQETAEVLLGHSAETLGQLRDTDEAAFDEVFQKTNFTTHIFRNKVKLETYND; encoded by the exons GCCCTGTTAAAAGGATCACTGATGAGCAACCCAGTGCTGCAGCTGCTG AACCTCCGTCAGGTCAGTAATGGCTCTGGTCCACCCAGGTTCCGGCTCTTGATGAGTGATGGTCAGCACTATTTTACTT cCTTCCTGCTGGCCACACAGTTAAACAATCTGCCCGAAGAGAACCTCCTGGTAcctaactgtgtgtgtatgttgaagAAGACAACCGTCAACACATTGTCAGATGGCAG GCGTGTGGTGGTTGTGATGGACATGGAGATACTGCAATCAGCCGAGGAAACTGGAGGGAAGATTGGAAATCCTACTCCATATAATACAGTTG ACATGTCATCTCCACAGCAGTCGGCCTCAAGTACCTCTGTCCCGGTATCCCCTCCATCTGCTGAGGTACCTGGACCCTCCTATAAGAACACCAGCA CCCTTTCTCCTCCCCGAGGTTTTACGGGAAAGTCACCCATGAAGGCTTCACCAATGAAGTCTTCACCAATGAAGTTTTCACCCATGAAGGCTTCACCAATGGCTTCACCCATGAAGGCTTCACCCATGAAGGCTTCGCCAATGGCTTCACCCATGAAGGCTTCGCCAATGAAGTTTTCACCCATGAAGGCTTCACCCATGAAGGCTACCAGCACTTCTCCTGGTTCTTCAACAAAAGTGATTCCTATAGCAATCCTTAACCCCTACCAAAGCAA GTGGACTGTCAGAGCCCGAGTCACCAGCAAGTCCAGTATCCGCACCTGGAGTAACTCTAGAGGAGAGGGCAAGCTTTTCTCCTTTGAGATAGTGGATGAGAGT GGAGAAATCAAGATTACAGCCTTCAATAAAGAAGTGGACAAGTTTTTCTCTCTAGTGGAGCAAGGCAAG GTGTACTACATAACCAAGGCTACACTGAAGGTGGCCAACAAACAGTACAACACACTGAAGCACAACTACGAGATGACCCTCCACGCTCAGTCGTCCATCGTGCCATGTGATGACAATCAGGGCATCCCTGCAGTGCACTGTGACTTTGTGCCCATCGCAGAGCTGGAGAACCGAGACAAGGACGCCATCATTG ATGTGATTGGAGTGTGTAAGAGTGCTGAGGATGTATCCCGTATCACCACTAAGACCAGCAGAGAAGTCTCCAAGAGGGCCCTCGACATAATAGACACAACTGGCAAAGTGGTGACAGTCACACTGTGGGGAGAGGAG GCGGAGAAGTTTGATGGTTCCGGGGAGCCTGTAGTCGCCATCAAAGGAGCTCGCTTATCTGATTTTGGGGGCATATCTCTCTCTGCTTTGTTCAGTTCAACAGTCATGGTCAACCCAGACATACCGGAGGCCTTTAGTCTGCGGGCCTG GTATGACCAGAGAGGCTATGCGCTTGACAGCCAATCCCTGACAGAGACGAGGTCAGTGGGGAGCGGCGCAAAGGTGAACTGGAAAACACTGAGCGACGTTAAGAATGAACAGTTGGGACAAGCAGAGAAG ACGGACTATTTCAGCTGCATGGCGACAGTGATATACACTCGTAAGGAGAATTGTCTATACCAGGCCTGTCCATCTGCAGACTGCAACAAGAAGGTCATCGACCAACAAAACGGACTGTACCGCTGCGAAAAGTGTAACCAAGAGTTCCCTAACTTTAAATACAGACTCCTACTTTCT GCCAACTTAGCAGACTTCGGGGATAACCAGTGGGTGACATGCTTCCAGGAGACAGCTGAGGTCCTGTTAGGTCACAGTGCAGAAACACTGGGACAGCTCAGAGACACA gacgAGGCTGCATTCGATGAAGTTTTTCAGAAAACCAACTTCACAACTCACATCTTTAGAAACAAAGTCAAGCTGGAGACGTACAAC
- the LOC120544112 gene encoding replication protein A 70 kDa DNA-binding subunit-like isoform X1 has protein sequence MGVILTQGAIEALLKGSLMSNPVLQLLNLRQVSNGSGPPRFRLLMSDGQHYFTSFLLATQLNNLPEENLLVPNCVCMLKKTTVNTLSDGRRVVVVMDMEILQSAEETGGKIGNPTPYNTVDMSSPQQSASSTSVPVSPPSAEVPGPSYKNTSTLSPPRGFTGKSPMKASPMKSSPMKFSPMKASPMASPMKASPMKASPMASPMKASPMKFSPMKASPMKATSTSPGSSTKVIPIAILNPYQSKWTVRARVTSKSSIRTWSNSRGEGKLFSFEIVDESGEIKITAFNKEVDKFFSLVEQGKVYYITKATLKVANKQYNTLKHNYEMTLHAQSSIVPCDDNQGIPAVHCDFVPIAELENRDKDAIIDVIGVCKSAEDVSRITTKTSREVSKRALDIIDTTGKVVTVTLWGEEAEKFDGSGEPVVAIKGARLSDFGGISLSALFSSTVMVNPDIPEAFSLRAWYDQRGYALDSQSLTETRSVGSGAKVNWKTLSDVKNEQLGQAEKTDYFSCMATVIYTRKENCLYQACPSADCNKKVIDQQNGLYRCEKCNQEFPNFKYRLLLSANLADFGDNQWVTCFQETAEVLLGHSAETLGQLRDTDEAAFDEVFQKTNFTTHIFRNKVKLETYNDESRVKVTVMEVQPVNHREYSRRLLSNIRKLAR, from the exons GCCCTGTTAAAAGGATCACTGATGAGCAACCCAGTGCTGCAGCTGCTG AACCTCCGTCAGGTCAGTAATGGCTCTGGTCCACCCAGGTTCCGGCTCTTGATGAGTGATGGTCAGCACTATTTTACTT cCTTCCTGCTGGCCACACAGTTAAACAATCTGCCCGAAGAGAACCTCCTGGTAcctaactgtgtgtgtatgttgaagAAGACAACCGTCAACACATTGTCAGATGGCAG GCGTGTGGTGGTTGTGATGGACATGGAGATACTGCAATCAGCCGAGGAAACTGGAGGGAAGATTGGAAATCCTACTCCATATAATACAGTTG ACATGTCATCTCCACAGCAGTCGGCCTCAAGTACCTCTGTCCCGGTATCCCCTCCATCTGCTGAGGTACCTGGACCCTCCTATAAGAACACCAGCA CCCTTTCTCCTCCCCGAGGTTTTACGGGAAAGTCACCCATGAAGGCTTCACCAATGAAGTCTTCACCAATGAAGTTTTCACCCATGAAGGCTTCACCAATGGCTTCACCCATGAAGGCTTCACCCATGAAGGCTTCGCCAATGGCTTCACCCATGAAGGCTTCGCCAATGAAGTTTTCACCCATGAAGGCTTCACCCATGAAGGCTACCAGCACTTCTCCTGGTTCTTCAACAAAAGTGATTCCTATAGCAATCCTTAACCCCTACCAAAGCAA GTGGACTGTCAGAGCCCGAGTCACCAGCAAGTCCAGTATCCGCACCTGGAGTAACTCTAGAGGAGAGGGCAAGCTTTTCTCCTTTGAGATAGTGGATGAGAGT GGAGAAATCAAGATTACAGCCTTCAATAAAGAAGTGGACAAGTTTTTCTCTCTAGTGGAGCAAGGCAAG GTGTACTACATAACCAAGGCTACACTGAAGGTGGCCAACAAACAGTACAACACACTGAAGCACAACTACGAGATGACCCTCCACGCTCAGTCGTCCATCGTGCCATGTGATGACAATCAGGGCATCCCTGCAGTGCACTGTGACTTTGTGCCCATCGCAGAGCTGGAGAACCGAGACAAGGACGCCATCATTG ATGTGATTGGAGTGTGTAAGAGTGCTGAGGATGTATCCCGTATCACCACTAAGACCAGCAGAGAAGTCTCCAAGAGGGCCCTCGACATAATAGACACAACTGGCAAAGTGGTGACAGTCACACTGTGGGGAGAGGAG GCGGAGAAGTTTGATGGTTCCGGGGAGCCTGTAGTCGCCATCAAAGGAGCTCGCTTATCTGATTTTGGGGGCATATCTCTCTCTGCTTTGTTCAGTTCAACAGTCATGGTCAACCCAGACATACCGGAGGCCTTTAGTCTGCGGGCCTG GTATGACCAGAGAGGCTATGCGCTTGACAGCCAATCCCTGACAGAGACGAGGTCAGTGGGGAGCGGCGCAAAGGTGAACTGGAAAACACTGAGCGACGTTAAGAATGAACAGTTGGGACAAGCAGAGAAG ACGGACTATTTCAGCTGCATGGCGACAGTGATATACACTCGTAAGGAGAATTGTCTATACCAGGCCTGTCCATCTGCAGACTGCAACAAGAAGGTCATCGACCAACAAAACGGACTGTACCGCTGCGAAAAGTGTAACCAAGAGTTCCCTAACTTTAAATACAGACTCCTACTTTCT GCCAACTTAGCAGACTTCGGGGATAACCAGTGGGTGACATGCTTCCAGGAGACAGCTGAGGTCCTGTTAGGTCACAGTGCAGAAACACTGGGACAGCTCAGAGACACA gacgAGGCTGCATTCGATGAAGTTTTTCAGAAAACCAACTTCACAACTCACATCTTTAGAAACAAAGTCAAGCTGGAGACGTACAAC